A genomic region of Magnolia sinica isolate HGM2019 chromosome 6, MsV1, whole genome shotgun sequence contains the following coding sequences:
- the LOC131249730 gene encoding serine/arginine-rich splicing factor SC35-like → MSTVPGFSLFISNITFDTSLKDLYKIFGKYKKISNVYIPWDWKFHRHRGFGFIRFLYATDVYAAMGVLNGKRVDGRILTMDMANPRKDTQPRKSNKLDSVVPTPISPTTNSFLSVARDAHLNQPSRPIRARAGLGHIDDELLNLDNISFWADCKEVEPK, encoded by the coding sequence ATGAGCACTGTACCAGGATTCAGCCTCTTCATCAGCAATATCACGTTTGACACCTCCCTTAAGGATTTATATAAGATTTTTGGGAAATACAAGAAAATTTCTAATGTATACATCCCCTGGGATTGGAAGTTTCATCGACATAGGGGTTTTGGCTTCATCAGGTTCCTCTATGCTACGGATGTATATGCAGCCATGGGGGTTCTTAATGGCAAGAGGGTCGATGGTCGGATTCTTACTATGGATATGGCAAATCCCAGAAAGGACACTCAGCCTCGAAAATCCAATAAGCTGGACTCTGTTGTTCCAACCCCCATCTCTCCAACTACTAACTCCTTCTTAAGTGTAGCTAGGGATGCTCACTTAAATCAACCCTCTCGTCCAATCAGGGCAAGAGCTGGATTGGGCCACATAGACGATGAGCTCTTAAATCTAGATAACATCTCTTTCTGGGCGGATTGCAAGGAAGTAGAGCCGAAATAG